Proteins encoded within one genomic window of Pygocentrus nattereri isolate fPygNat1 chromosome 11, fPygNat1.pri, whole genome shotgun sequence:
- the rfwd3 gene encoding E3 ubiquitin-protein ligase RFWD3: protein MEDMEVDVQLGAAGASVSSVGVEVPIIIPDSGSSTEAEEDEDSERQPEGGSTAPADRPRLAATQVVRRRRRARPGLRFQYSTQTTLLNRGRLDFLLRVSAGSDTDPHSGSTEEVSDSEEEGNSGQSTEIRPAEPVPVPNTSQQDPVVIPPLQESSTTEPAVSAQVERSEPLVQPETQTECGPAEAASATAACSTAVDETEEGEGETCSICFEPWTTSGEHRLATLRCGHLFGFTCIDRWLKGQGAKCPQCNKKAKRTDIVLLYARKLRALDNTEQESLKRSLEQEQSLRRKAELESAQCRLQLQVVTDECGKLRREVQELRRLMAQTASSSSQSQTSTLSLTQRQESSAGQYVFSKAVLVSQAGGCRVLSYCEPLSCLLASQPSPHATLVPGYGVKKISAANLKASHYVPIHIKQIRGLAFNRQQDSLLLSAALDNTLKLTSLWTNTVVQAYNTGKPVWSCCWCHDNNNYIYAGLSNGSILVYDTRDTSTHVQELTPLRSSCPVVSLSYLPRAASSLFPCGGLIAGSLEGGCFWEHVDGTTYRPHVLPLESGGCTDIQVEPETRHCLVTYRPGRANPSLRCVLMELNRSPQTDSSQAPVCSCSPVQTFTAGSSCKLLTKNAVFKSPAGESATLVCAGDEGSSSTMVWDAGSGALLQKLPADLPVLDICRFEMNQEYYLASLTEKMLKIYKWEGSV, encoded by the exons ATGGAAGATATGGAGGTGGATGTGCAGTTAGGAGCAGCAGGGGCATCTGTTAGCTCTGTAGGGGTGGAAGTGCCCATAATCATCCCTGACTCTGGGAGCAGCACAGAAGCGGAGGAGGACGAAGATAGTGAAAGGCAACCTGAAGGAGGAAGCACTGCCCCTGCTGACAGGCCACGACTCGCAGCGACTCAGGTTGTCAGGAGGAGACGGAGAGCTAG ACCAGGCCTGCGGTTCCAGTACTCAACTCAGACTACACTTCTGAACAGAGGCCGTTTGGACTTCCTGCTCAGGGTGTCAGCAGGAAGTGACACAGACCCCCACTCGGGCAGCACAGAGGAGGTGAGTGACTCTGAAGAGGAGGGAAACAGTGGACAGAGCACAGAAATCAGACCTGCAGAACCTGTCCCTGTGCCTAACACCAGCCAGCAAGACCCAGTGGTGATCCCCCCACTTCAGGAGTCAAGTACAACAG AGCCTGCTGTTTCTGCTCAAGTTGAGAGGAGCGAACCTCTAGTTCAGCCTGAAACCCAG ACTGAGTGTGGGCCTGCAGAAGCTGCTTCTGCAACTGCTGCCTGTTCCACTGCTGTGGATGAGACTGAGGAAGGAGAGGGTGAGACCTGTTCTATATGTTTTGAACCTTGGACCACTTCAGGGGAACATCGTCTGGCTACACTGCGCTGCGGCCACTTGTTTGGCTTCACCTGTATTGACCGGTGGTTGAAAGGCCAGGGAGCCAAATGCCCACAG TGCAACAAGAAGGCCAAGCGGACTGATATAGTCTTGCTTTATGCGCGTAAATTGAGGGCACTAGACAACACAGAACAGGAAAGCTTAAAAAG ATCATTAGAGCAGGAGCAGAGCTTGCGGAGGAAGGCAGAGCTGGAATCTGCTCAGTGCCGTCTGCAGTTGCAAGTAGTAACAGATGAGTGTGGGAAACTCCGGAGAGAAGTTCAG GAGTTGAGAAGGTTGATGGCTCAGACTGCCTCCAGCTCCTCTCAGTCCCAAACCTCTACTTTGTCACTGACTCAGAGACAAGAGTCTTCTGCTGGACAGTATGTTTTCTCAAAAGCGGTTCTTGTGTCTCAAGCGGGAGGCTGTCGTGTGCTGTCATACTGTGAGCCCCTCAGCTGTCTGTTGGCCTCTCAGCCATCCCCTCATGCCACACTGGTCCCTG GCTATGGGGTGAAAAAGATCAGCGCTGCAAATCTGAAAGCCAGTCATTATGTTCCTATCCACATTAAACAGATCAGAGGCCTCGCCTTCAACAGACAGCAAGACAGCCTACTGCTGTCTGCTGCTCTTGATAACACTCTCAAACTTACCAG CTTATGGACCAACACTGTGGTTCAGGCCTACAACACCGGTAAACCTGTctggagctgctgctggtgCCACGACAACAACAATTACATCTATGCTGGCCTGAGCAATGGCTCAATACTAGTGTATGACACCCGGGACACCAGCACTCATGTGCAGGAGCTCACCCCACTCCGTTCCAG ttgTCCAGTTGTGTCCCTGTCCTACCTCCCCCGTGCTGCCTCCAGTCTCTTCCCATGTGGTGGCCTCATTGCTGGCTCTCTTGAGGGAGGATGTTTCTGGGAGCATGTAGATGGTACTACCTACAGACCTCATGTTTTGCCTTTAGAGTCTGGTGGCTGCACAGATATACAAGTGGAACCGGAGACCAGACACTGCCTGGTCACCTACAGACCTG GTCGTGCAAACCCATCTCTCCGCTGTGTTTTGATGGAGCTGAACCGAAGCCCTCAGACAGACTCCTCCCAGGCACCTGTCTGCTCCTGCTCCCCAGTCCAGACCTTCACTGCTGGCTCCTCTTGCAAGCTGCTCACAAAGAACGCTGTGTTTAAAAGCCCAGCTGGTGAGAGTGCCACACTAGTGTGTGCAGGAGATGAGGGCTCTAGTTCAACCATG GTGTGGGATGCTGGTAGTGGTGCCTTACTTCAGAAGCTGCCTGCAGATCTTCCTGTTTTGGACATCTGCCGATTTGAGATGAACCAGGAATACTACCTGGCTTCTCTCACTGAAAAGATGCTGAAAATCTATAAGTGGGAGGGATCAGTGTAG